In Paenibacillus dendritiformis, the DNA window GCGATCCGTCCAGCAGCGCGGTGCTCGTCGGACCGGGCGGTTCAATCGGATTCGGCCTTGCGCAGGATGCGGTGATCCATAGTAATGATGCGGCGCAGCACAGCAGCAAAAAACGAACGCCGGAGTAACCCATGGCGAATTCACCTCATTCGTTTTGATAAAATATAAGAAAGCATCCGGTTCGGACTCAACTTGGCTTATATTTTTCGCAGCATCGTCTTCCCTCTCCCGAAGGAGGCGACAGACGCTTCTACAATGCAGTGTGCGCCGGGAATGGGCTGGTTATGTATGACAGCGCGCCGAAGTCAGGGCCTCGTCTCCTCGATCCAGCGGAACATCCGCCCCACGGCTTCCCGGTGCTTCCCGGGCGGGAATAAATGACCCTCTCCAGGATAGGGATGCAGATCGGCCTCCTTGCCTAGCGCCGAGAGCCGGTCCCGCATCCGGACGGCATGGCCAAAAGGCACCTGCACATCCTCCGTCCCGTGAATAAGCAGGACGGGACAGCGAATCCGCTCCGCCAGATGGATCGGGGAGCGAAGGCGGAACGCCGCCTCCCGCCGGGCGGGCGTCCCTCCGAGCACGCGCTTGAGCATGCGCCGCAGATCGACCCGTTCCTCATACGTCCGCGCCAGATCCGAGACCCCGCTCCATAGAATGAGGCGGTGGATGCCGGGGGCGCTTGCCGCCGTCCTGGCCGCGTTGATGGCTCCGCGGGAGAAGCCCATGATAGAGATGCGCCGCTCATCGACGAACGGCAATTGGGCGAGCATGCGCCAAGCGGCGCGGACATCCTCCGTATCGGCGCCGCCGAATTCGTCCCGGCCTTCGCCCCCTTCGTTGCCGCGGTAGCAGGGGGCGAAGACGATATAACCATGGCTGGAGAACTGCTCCAGCCAATGTGTCCGCACGCGGCCGAACTTGCCCATTCCGCCGCGGCAATAGAGAAGGGCCGGCCAGAGCCCCGCCGCCATGTCCCGGCGTTCCTGCGGCCAGCCGCAGGCCGCTTCCGCCGGGCGCGGAAGCTCCGGGCACGCGAAGTGGCCGCGAAGCCAGAGCCCAAGCCGTTCCGGATCCAAGCGGTATCCGGGCGGCAGGCTTAGATAACCGGTGACCTTGTGGCCCCCGGATAGATAGGTAAGATGCAGCAGCATGGCGAATCCTCCCGTCCTTGTCGTTAGACATGTATTTTCTAGAAGTACAGTCAATTTTTTTCTCTATCTCTTTCCGCCGGATCGGCCGCGTTTGAATTGATGCTATTCATAGGTATTATAAGCATAGGATTGACCCGGGAACCAGCAAGCGCTTAATTGCTGCCCTTTACTATTTATCCCGTTAATTATCGTTGCCCTAAAAGTAGAACAAGAACAGGAGGCGGGAATTATGAATCCAATACCCGATCATCTTGCCTGGGGCCTGGACGTGCTGTTCGTCGGCTTCAATCCAAGCCCGCGCTCGGGAGAGACGGGACATCATTACGCCAATCCGCGCAACCGCTTCTGGACGATTCTGTACCGGTCCGGCTTGACCCCGAACTTGTACCGGGCCGAGGAGGACGGGGAACTGCTGAAGCTGGGCTACGGCTTCACCAACATCGTCGCCCGGCCGACTCCGACGGCGGCGGATATCACTGCGGCCGAATATGCGGAGGGGCGCAAGCTGCTGCGCCGCAAAATCGAGACGTACCGCCCGCAGACCGTATGCTTCGTCGGCAAAGGCGTCTATGAGGCATACAGCGGGCGAAGAGGAGTGGAATGGGGGTTCCAGGACGATCCGGTCGTGGAAGGCGTGCGCGATTTCGTCGCGCCGTCATCCAGCGGGCTTGTGAGGATGAAGCTGGAGGAGATTGTCGGTATCTATGCGCAGTTGGCCCGGCAGCAGGAAAGGGAGTGAATCCCCGCAGGGGCTTGGGCGGATTGCCCAGAGGCCTGAATTTGCGAGCATGACGGAGGATAACTGTAAGCGGAAGCGCTCAGGCTTCAAGCAGAGCGCTTCCGGTCGTGAGAGGCGGGCTGAGGCGTTTTCAGGACATTTTCAACTACAGGCCCTTATCCGGTATACTTACAGAAGCCGTTTACGCATCGATTGGGAATGCGTAAATCCAATCAGCAGGGAGTGACGATTTTTGAGTAACGAGCATATGTTGGAACGCAAAAATGAATTGCTGCGCCGCAATATTCAACAGTATCTTCTGCAAGAGAACCAGCACGGACTAAGCCATCAGGAGCAGCACTTTTTGCAGCATCTCATTAAGGAAATGCACCAGAACAATTATGAGATGAACCGTCAATCGTAACCCCTCCCGCTTATTTGCAGCCTTAGGGCGTGCCTGCAGCGAAGAGTCCGGATGCCCGGGCTCTTTTTTTCATGGGAGGATAACATGTACAATGGAGAACATCGGGCTCGAACCGAGAGCAGCCACAGGCAACCAATGAAAGGATAGTATGGCCATGCAAGTAAAGGAAGGGTTCTTGGCACGCAAGCAGCGGGAGGGCATCGTTCTCAATGACGTGCAGACCGAGGCGGTCCTTCATACGGACGGGCCGATGCTGCTGCTGGCCTCTCCCGGATCGGGGAAGACGACGACCATCGTAATGAAAATCGGGTATCTTATCGCGGAAAAGAAGTCGGATCCGGCACGCATCAAGGCGATCACCTTCAGCAGGGCGTCCGCGGCCGACATGAGGGATCGGTTCGCGCGGCTATGTCCCGAGCTGCCGGCCCGCAGCGTCGATTTCTCGACGATTCACAGTCTGGCGTTCGCGGTCACTCGCGAGCATCTGCGGAATGCGCGCACCGATTTCCGGATCATCGAAGGGGATCTCGATCTGGAGAACCGGGAAGAAGCCCCGATGGGAATGCCGGTTCTTCACAAAAAGCTTATTCTCCGGGAGCTGTACAAAACGATTGGAGGAGAACCTGTCGCCGATGATCAGTTGGATGAATTGACGACCTACATCAGCTATGTCAAAAATAAGCTGCTTCTCCCGGACCAGTGGGAACGCGTCTCGTGCAGCGTGCCGAAGGCGGCGCATATCGCCCGGCAGTACGAGCAATTCAAGCGAACGGGCACGGACAAGCTTCTGCTTGATTACGACGATATGCTGACGGTCGCCCATGAGGCGTTCAGACGGGACCGGAAGCTGCTGGAGCGGTACCAGTCCCGCTATGATTATATTTTGACCGATGAGAGCCAGGATACCTCGCTCGTGCAGCACGAGATCATCCGCAAGCTGGCGCAGCCGCACAGGAATCTGTGCGTCGTAGCTGACGATGATCAGAGCATTTATGCGTGGCGGGCCGCGGAACCGGATTATTTGCTTCAATTCAGGCAAATATACCCGGATGCCAAGCTTCTGAAAATGGAGCGGAATTACCGCTCATCGCGCAATATCGTCGAGGTGGCCAACCGCTTCATCAAGCAGAACAAGCAGCGGTATGACAAGCAGATGTTCACGGCCAACCCGCCGCAGCGCCCGATTGCCATTACGGAGGTCGCCGAATACGAGGATCAGGCGAGAAGGGTGGCGGAGCGCGTGTCCGCCGTGGCCAATTTGCGGGACACGGCCGTGCTCTACCGCAACAATTCTTCTTCGATTGCGCTTATGAATGAGTTTGATCGCGCTGGCATCCCGTTTTTTATCCGTGACGGGGACAACCGGTTCTTCTCGCATTGGGTGGTCGAGGATGTGCTGAATTTTATGCGGATGGCATTTACCGACCGGCGGCCTGATCTTTTGGAAAAAATCCATCTCAAGTTCAACGGGTACATCTCGAAGCAGCAAATGGCGGCATTGAAGGACATTCACAACGGCGAATCGGTCTTCGACAATCTGCTTCGCCATGTCCCGCTGAAAGACTACCAGGTCGGTCTGCTGCAGGAAAGCAAGGAAACCTTCGCCCGGCTGAAGGAGATGACCCCGCAGGCGGCTATCGGCGTCATTCGCACGAAGCTGGGCTATGACAAGGCCGTCGAGAAAACATGCGAGCGGTTCGGCTTCCGCAAGGAGTATATTATCGGCATCCTGAACACGCTGGACAATATCGCCGACGGCCTCGCTACGCTGCCGGACTTCGCGGCGCGCTTGAAGCGGCTGGAGTCGATCATGGCTTCCTCCAAGCGGAACCGCGGCGCGAACGCGGTGACGTTCTCCACGTTTCACAGCGCGAAGGGGCTGGAGTTCGAGCATGTGTTCATGATTGATCTGGTGGAGGGCATTATCCCGTCGCAGGAGGACATCCGCAGTTACGACAAAGGCGAGACCGCGCAGATGGAAGAAGCGGTTCGGCTGTTCTATGTGGGCATGACGCGGGCGAAATCCCATCTGGAGCTGCTGTCCTATCGGGAGCGGGGCGGCGAGAAAGCCAAGCGCTCGCGCTTCGTGTCATATGTGGAGAAGCTTCAGCCATCGGCAGCTCCGGGCCCGGCACCGACGGCGCCCTCGTCCGCGGCGCAGGCAAGGACGGCCCCGGCGCTCCCCGATGCGATTCGGACATGGAGCGGGATCGGGGCCGGAACGAAGGTGCAGCATGCGGCCTTCGGACTCGGCGAGATTGTCAGCCTGGATGAGGAGGCTGTCGAGATTCAATTCGCCGGCGAGCGGAAGCGGATGCATGCCCCGACCTGTCTGAGCCGCGGGCTGTTGGCATTGGCGGAAAAATCCGGCAATGCCCGCCGATTCCAGAGCTCCAATCCGTGATTGCCCGGCCACGACGGACTCTCCCTTGGCTGTAGCAGCATAGTTTAGTCCACGCTGCCTCTTCCTATTTCTTGAGACGAAGACGATACCGAACCGGCCCCCTTACAGGGTAATGTATAATAAGGACATAGCTATGATGTTCTTGGAAAGAGGGATAACGATGACGCAGGTTGAGACGTACGGATTGTTCATTAACGGCGAGTGGAGGGTGACGGAGGAGACCGCACCGCTGTTCGCCCCCTATGATGGGGCATTGTTGGCCCGCATCAGCCAGGCCGGGGAGGCGGAACTGGAGGAGGCGATCGCCGGGGCGCAGCGGGCGGCAGCGAAGATGAAGGCGATGCCCGCCCATGCGCGGGCCGATATTTTGCTGAAGGCGGCCGAGCAGATGAGCGCGCGCCGGGAGGAACTGGCCCGGCAGTTGGCCCGGGAAGCGGCCAAGCCGATTCGGGCGGCGCGCGCCGAGATGGAGCGGACGATTACGACGTACCGGTTCGCGGCCGAAGAGGCGAAGCGTCTCTACGGCGAGACGATCCCGATGGATGCGGCGCCGGGCGGAGAAGGCCGGTTCGGCTTCACGCTGCGCGAACCGCTCGGCGTCGTGGCCGCGATTACGCCATTCAATTTCCCGGCGAATCTGGTGGCGCACAAGCTCGGTCCAGCTCTGGCCGCCGGCAATGCCGTCGTGCTGAAGCCGGCCTCCCAGACGCCGCTTAGCGCGCTCGCGATGGGCGACATTTTCCGGCAGGCCGGACTGCCCGACGGGGCGCTGCAGATCGTGACAGGCAGCGGCCGCGCAGTCGGCGACCGCTTCGTTGCGGACGAGCGCGTGCGCAAGATTACGTTTACAGGCAGCGAGGAGGTCGGAGCGCGTCTGAAGGCGAAGGCCGGGCTGCGCAAGACGACGCTGGAGCTCGGCTCGAATTCGGCGCTCATCGTCGAGCCCGGCGTGCTGCTGGAGCCGATTATTCCGCGCTGCGTGGAGGGGGCCTTCGGCTATGCCGGACAAGTCTGCATCTCCATCCAGCGCATCTATGTGCACGAGTCGATCTGCCAAGAGTTCACCGAACGGTTCGTGGCGCGAACCCAGGAACTGCGCGCCGGCGATCCGTTGGATGAGGCGACCGACATCAGCGCCATGATTAGCGAGCGCGAAGCAGAGCGCATCGAGGCGTGGGTGAACGCGGCCGTGGCGCAGGGGGCCCGGGTTGCCTGCGGGGGCCGGCGCGAGGGAGGTTACTTCATGCCGACGGCGCTGCTCGGCGTGACGCCGGATATGGACGTCTCCTGCCGCGAGACCTTCGCGCCTGTCGTGTCCATCGTTCCTTATGCTTCGCTGGACGAGGCGATTGCGCTGGCGAACCGTTCGGATTTTGGCCTGAACGCCGGCATTTATACGGCGAATCTGGCCAATGCGATGCGGGCGGCCCGAGAGCTTGAGGCGGGCGGCATCATCATCAATGACATCCCGACCTTCCGGACCGATCATATGCCGTATGGCGGCGTCAAGAAAAGCGGCTACGGCCGGGAAGGCGTCAAATATGCGATTCAGGACATGACGGAATTGAAATTCGTGTCCGTGAACACCTTGCCGTCAGCATGACGAGAACTTCGAAGGGACGAGACACCCGAATGCCCGAACCTGAACGGAAAACAGTGCAGCGTCTAGCGGGAGACGAAGCGCCCGGACGCCGGAACCTTAAGGGAACCGTCCAACGGTTTGAGTAACAGCGCGTGCCGTCGTCAACGGTTTGTCACGGATTTGTGAATATCTTGGTCCGGGACGGAAATGTATAATGAAGGTATCGACAGGAGTCAGGGGGAGCGTAATCGTATGATGAGACCAATAGTTGACGTTGCAGCCCGTATCGGCGTGCCGGCGGAGCAGCTTGAGCTCTACGGGAAATACAAGGCGAAGCTGAGCCGGGAAGTATGGGAGGCGAATGCGAACCGGCCCGACGGCAAGCTGATTCTCGTCTCGGCCATGAATCCGACGCCGGCGGGGGAAGGCAAGACGCTGACGACGATCGGGCTGACGCAGGGGCTGAACCGCATCGGCCGGAAGGCGGTGGCGGCGCTGCGCGAGCCGTCGCTCGGGCCGTGTATGGGGATGAAGGGCGGCGCGACCGGCAGCGGGCGCGCACAGATTGTTCCGGCGGAGGACATCAATCTTCATTTTACCGGAGATATTCACGCGATTACGTCGGCCCATAATCTGTTGGCGGCCATGATCGACAATCATTTGTATCAGGGCAACGCAATCGGCATCCAGCCGGAACGCATCGTCTGGAAGCGGGCGGTCGATATGAACGACCGGGCGCTGCGGCATATCGTCGTTGGGCTGGGTGACGGCAACGGCGCCGTGCGAGAAGACGGCTTCATGATTACGACGGCTTCGGAGATTATGGCCGTGCTCTGCCTGTCCGAGGATATGGACGACATGCGGGCAAGACTCGGCCGGATGGTGGTCGCCTATACCTATGAGGGCGAGCCGGTAACCGCGTCGCAGCTCCAAGCCGTCGAAGCGATGTGCGTGCTGTTGAAGGACGCCATCTACCCGAACCTGGTCCAGACGATGGAAGGGGACCCGGTGCTGGTGCACGGCGGTCCGTTCGCGAACATCGCGCACGGCTGCAGCAGCGTGCGGGCGACGCGATATGCGCTGAAGCTCGCCGACTATGTCGTGACCGAGGCTGGCTTCGGCGCCGATCTGGGCGCGGAGAAATTCATGGATATCAAATGCCGCCAGACCGGGCTGGCGCCGGCGGTTGTCGTCCTGGTCGCGACGGTGCGCGCTCTTAAATATAACGGCGGCTTGGCTAAGGATCAACTGGAGCGGGAATCGCCGGAGGCGCTCGCCGCCGGGTTTGCCAATCTGCGCCGTCACGTGGAGAATATGCGCAGCTTCGGCGTGCCGGTTGTCGTCGCGGTGAACCGGTTCGCGGCCGATACGGAGCGGGAGCTGGAGGCCGTTCAGCGGATGTGCCGCGAAATCGGGACCGAGGCGATTCTGTCCGAAGCATGGGCGAAAGGCGGAGAAGGCGGCGCAGCACTCGCCGAAGCCGTCGTGCGGCTGGCCAACGCTCAGGAAGAGGGACGATTCCGGCTGCTGTACGAGGACGAACTGCCAATCGAAGCGAAGATTGAAGCGATCGTCACCCGCATTTACCGCGGCTCCGAGGTCGTCTACAGCCCGGCCGCCAAGCGGGCCCTGCGCGAGCTCAAGCGATTCGATACGGCGAAGCTTCCGGTATGCATGGCAAAAACGCCCTATTCGTTCAGCGATCGGCCGGGACTGCTCGGAGCGCCGGAAGGGTTCACGCTGGAGGTGCGCGATATTCGCTGGTCGGCGGGAGCGGGCTTCCTCGTCGTTCATACCGGCCAGGTGCTGACGATGCCCGGGCTGCCGAAGCATCCGGCGGCGGAACGGATTCGCCTGGATGAGGAGCAGGGCGTCGTCGGACTGAGCGGCTAAAATATTGGCGGAGTCATTGGAACGGATAAAAAGATCTCCAGAATAGCGTGAAGAAGGGAGGGTGGCGTCATGGCGCTGGCCGAGATTACGGTCATTCCTATCGGGACGGAGTCGACGAGCCTGAGCTCGTACGTTGCCGATATGCAGCGTGCGATCGGGCAGGTCGACGGCATTGTCTATGAGCTGACCGCGATGGGGACGATTATCGAAGGGCCGCTGGATCGATTGTTCGAGGCGATTCGCGCGCTCCATGAAAGCCCGTTCCATAGCGGGGCTTCCCGGGTATCGACTGTCGTCAAAATCGATGATCGCCGCGACAAGGCCGGATCGATTGGGCAGAAGCTGGCTTCCGTGCGGGAAAAGCTGACTCAGTAAATAAGCATCCATAATGTCCGGCCTGCTGCCCAGCGGCCTGACAGCAATCGCCTCCCCGGTCGGAACGGCCGAAGGGAGGCGATTGTGCGTTCTCACAGCTAATCCAGAGTAAGCAAAAAGACCGGTTCCCCGCCGAGCTCCATGACGGCTTCTCTGGCTTCCTTCGGGATGTCGGTAATAATGCCGTCGACCCCGAGAGAATAGAAGTGGGCTGCCCGTTCCGGGTCGTTAATCGTCCATACATAGAGCGGTTTGCCGATCAGCTTGGCGGAAGCGACCAGGCGAGCGGTGACAAACGCCTCTTCCACGACGAAGAAGTCGGCGTCGAACCGGTTCAGCGGCGCGAAGGTCGCGTAAATAATGTAGCCGACCTTCAGCTCGGGAGCCTTTTCTTTCACCTCTTGCAGCAGATCATATTCAAGGCTGGACACGACAACCTCGTTCTCGGCTTGATGCCGCCGGATCGTATCGATGAAGCCGGAGACATAATCTGGCGTCTCATAGCCATGCGTTTTCAGTTCGAGGTTGAGGCGGATGCGGCCCTTCATCGCATCCAGCACTTCATCCAGCGAAGGAACGCGTCCGGCATAACCGTTTTGGAAAAGCGGAATGTCCTGCAGCTCGGCCAAGGTCAGATCATAGACGTTGACATTGCGCCGCGCGAGGCGCTTCAGATTATGGTCATGAATAACGGCCAGCTTCCGATCCTTCGTCTGCAAAATATCGAGCTCGATATAATCGGCCCCGGCCTGGACTGCCCCCTCGAATGCATCGAGCGTATTCTCGACTCCTGTATTCACATTTCCGCGGTGGGCGATAATAACGAACTCATCCTTCGCCTCGCCCCAGTCGGTCAGCAGCACGGTGACGCCCCAGCCGATCGCAATGAGCATCAGCAGGCCGAACAGGGCCAGCTTCGGACGATGCCGCGATGCGAAGAGACGTCTCTCCGCCCGGGTGTGGCCCTTAGTAATATCCAGCTCCCCCGACTCCAGGGAAATGTGCTTCTTCCCGGCATAGCGGACATAGAGCCGCGTGACGACGGTGATGAACAGGGGCGTCATTACTAGCGTCATCACGTAGATGCCGAAGCTGATGACGAAGCCGACCGTCACGATGGCCGTCTCGGGCAGACTCTCCGGAAGGACGGCAATCCCCGCGGCGATGAGGGCGATGAAGACGGCGACGATCAGCGCGAATACGAGCACCCATTCGCCGACGGCCCGGAGAATCGACCATTTGCTCTTCCAGAACAGGCGTGCGCTCTTGGCGAAGGCGCGCCAGAACCGGTTCGATTCCTCCAGCACAAGAATGGGCAGCGCATAGATGCAGAGCAGGTTCAGAATGGCGACGAACGTGAAAAACAAGACAAACGCCGCCGTCCCGGTGCCGGTCTTCATCAGCTCGCCGGTAATGAAATTCGGGATCGTGACATTCGGCAGCAGCGAGGAGCCAAAGCCCATATTCAGCAGCGGGAACAGCAGAAGCAGATACATCGCCAACCCGAATATCCCGATGCGCCACAGCCCGGGAAGGCGGGACAAAGCCTTGAGCACGACGGCGCGCAGCCGGACCGTTTTGCCTTGCATCCCGTAATATGCGATGTAAATAAGAACGGCGAATTCGGTATAAATCAGCATCATGGCCACCGGAGCGAGCAGGACGAGACTGAGCATACCGTACCGGCTCAGAACGAAGCGCAGCAGATCGTGATTAGCGGCGGCGCCGAAGCCGCCGATCTCCAATATTTTGTTGAACACGATCGACAGGAACGGGATGAACAACCCGATTGTCATCAGTTTGTAGAACAGCTCAAAAAGAAGAAAGGGCCGATAGGCGTATTTCCAGACCTGAAGCACCCCGCGAATCATTTGAAACGGACGCCGCGTCCGTAGTTTCATGGTGTTCATGTTGAATACGTTTCCTTTTGATGAGAATGTACCACAATTCGACGCAGCCTGAAGCGCGTCATCCTTCATGCGGTATAACCTATTATAGGAAAATAGCTCCCGCGTGCCAAATGTGCCCGAAAACCCGAAAATTGGAGATGCAAGCCCCGGCAAGCGGGATGGACGTTCCGGCCTCCGAAAAGTAGTGCGAGGCAGCAAAAAAGCTACCCTGCGGCAGATCGATTTCTGCAGCAAGATAGCTCTTTCGTGCGCCGGTTCAATATATTACACCCAGCCGCGAGCGCGCATAGCTTCAGTAACGCGTTGAAGCGAGATCATGTATGCGGCCGTACGCAGGTCCGTATTGTATTCATTGGCCATGTCGCGTACCGCTTCGTACGACTTGACCATATTCGTCTGCAGCTTGTCGAGGACCTCCTCTTCGCTCCAGTAGTAGTTCATCAAGTTCTGTACCCATTCGAAGTAGGATACGGTTACGCCGCCGGCATTTGCCAAAATATCAGGAATGACGATGCAGCCTTTTTGATTCAGGATGGCGTCCGCCTCCGGTGTCGTCGGGCCGTTCGCTGCTTCCGCCACGATGCGGGCTTTGATACGAGGGGCATTTTCCTTCGTGATGACATTTTCCAATGCTGCCGGAATGAGGATGTCAACGTCCAGTTCAAGCAGTTTCTCGTTCGAAACGTGGAAATCTTGACCATATTCCAGAATCGTCGCTTCGTCCTTCAGCTGCTCGACGCGGTCGAGATCGAGTCCGTTCGGATCGTAGATTCCTCCGCGGGAATCGCTTACGGCTACGATAGTCGCGCCGAGGTCGGTCAGCAGGCGAGCCGCAATGCGACCGGCGTTGCCGAAGCCTTGAATGGCTACCGTCGCCTTCTCCATCGGACGGCCGATGTCCTGAAGCGCCGATTGAATCGTATATACACAGCCTTGGGCCGTCGCTGCATTTCGTCCTTGGGAGCCTCCGATAATAATCGGTTTGCCTGTAATGACGCCCGGCGTATAATGTCCGCGCAGCTTGCTGTAGGTATCCATCATCCAGCCCATAATCTGCGGTGTGGTGTATACGTCTGGAGCCGGAATGTCCCGTTCAGGTCCTACAATATCCGAGATGGCTTCCATGAAAGCGCGGCTGACCCGTTCAATTTCCCCTTTGCTCATTTGGCGAGGGTCGCAAATGACGCCGCCCTTGCCCCCGCCGTAAGGCAGGCCAACGACGCCGCATTTGAACGTCATCCACATCGATAATGCTTTGACTTCGTCCAGCGTCACGTCCGGATGGAATCGGATGCCGCCTTTTGTTGGTCCGATAGCATCGTTGTGCTGGGAACGATATCCGTCAAAAATCCGTACCGTACCGTCGTCCATCCGTACAGGGAAGCTTACCGATAATACCCGTTTCGGTTTTTTCAATAGTTCAGTAACATGCTCGGGTAACTGTAATTTTGCCGCAGCCGCATCGATTTGCTTTTGTACGATTTCGTACGGGTTTAGCACTTCTGCTTGTTCACGTTGTAACATTTCCAAGGCTCATCACCCATCCTTTCAAGCGTTATAGGAACACTTTTCAAACATTATACTGAGAATGTGCGGATTTTGAAATAGCAAACGTTGTGAAATTCATAAAATAGTTAAAGATTATATGACGCTTAGTGTAAATTTTCATTACATTAATTTATTCTTTTATGGCTATAAAACCTTTTTATA includes these proteins:
- a CDS encoding alpha/beta hydrolase family protein — its product is MLLHLTYLSGGHKVTGYLSLPPGYRLDPERLGLWLRGHFACPELPRPAEAACGWPQERRDMAAGLWPALLYCRGGMGKFGRVRTHWLEQFSSHGYIVFAPCYRGNEGGEGRDEFGGADTEDVRAAWRMLAQLPFVDERRISIMGFSRGAINAARTAASAPGIHRLILWSGVSDLARTYEERVDLRRMLKRVLGGTPARREAAFRLRSPIHLAERIRCPVLLIHGTEDVQVPFGHAVRMRDRLSALGKEADLHPYPGEGHLFPPGKHREAVGRMFRWIEETRP
- a CDS encoding mismatch-specific DNA-glycosylase, with the translated sequence MNPIPDHLAWGLDVLFVGFNPSPRSGETGHHYANPRNRFWTILYRSGLTPNLYRAEEDGELLKLGYGFTNIVARPTPTAADITAAEYAEGRKLLRRKIETYRPQTVCFVGKGVYEAYSGRRGVEWGFQDDPVVEGVRDFVAPSSSGLVRMKLEEIVGIYAQLARQQERE
- a CDS encoding ATP-dependent helicase, with amino-acid sequence MQVKEGFLARKQREGIVLNDVQTEAVLHTDGPMLLLASPGSGKTTTIVMKIGYLIAEKKSDPARIKAITFSRASAADMRDRFARLCPELPARSVDFSTIHSLAFAVTREHLRNARTDFRIIEGDLDLENREEAPMGMPVLHKKLILRELYKTIGGEPVADDQLDELTTYISYVKNKLLLPDQWERVSCSVPKAAHIARQYEQFKRTGTDKLLLDYDDMLTVAHEAFRRDRKLLERYQSRYDYILTDESQDTSLVQHEIIRKLAQPHRNLCVVADDDQSIYAWRAAEPDYLLQFRQIYPDAKLLKMERNYRSSRNIVEVANRFIKQNKQRYDKQMFTANPPQRPIAITEVAEYEDQARRVAERVSAVANLRDTAVLYRNNSSSIALMNEFDRAGIPFFIRDGDNRFFSHWVVEDVLNFMRMAFTDRRPDLLEKIHLKFNGYISKQQMAALKDIHNGESVFDNLLRHVPLKDYQVGLLQESKETFARLKEMTPQAAIGVIRTKLGYDKAVEKTCERFGFRKEYIIGILNTLDNIADGLATLPDFAARLKRLESIMASSKRNRGANAVTFSTFHSAKGLEFEHVFMIDLVEGIIPSQEDIRSYDKGETAQMEEAVRLFYVGMTRAKSHLELLSYRERGGEKAKRSRFVSYVEKLQPSAAPGPAPTAPSSAAQARTAPALPDAIRTWSGIGAGTKVQHAAFGLGEIVSLDEEAVEIQFAGERKRMHAPTCLSRGLLALAEKSGNARRFQSSNP
- a CDS encoding aldehyde dehydrogenase family protein, producing MTQVETYGLFINGEWRVTEETAPLFAPYDGALLARISQAGEAELEEAIAGAQRAAAKMKAMPAHARADILLKAAEQMSARREELARQLAREAAKPIRAARAEMERTITTYRFAAEEAKRLYGETIPMDAAPGGEGRFGFTLREPLGVVAAITPFNFPANLVAHKLGPALAAGNAVVLKPASQTPLSALAMGDIFRQAGLPDGALQIVTGSGRAVGDRFVADERVRKITFTGSEEVGARLKAKAGLRKTTLELGSNSALIVEPGVLLEPIIPRCVEGAFGYAGQVCISIQRIYVHESICQEFTERFVARTQELRAGDPLDEATDISAMISEREAERIEAWVNAAVAQGARVACGGRREGGYFMPTALLGVTPDMDVSCRETFAPVVSIVPYASLDEAIALANRSDFGLNAGIYTANLANAMRAARELEAGGIIINDIPTFRTDHMPYGGVKKSGYGREGVKYAIQDMTELKFVSVNTLPSA
- a CDS encoding formate--tetrahydrofolate ligase, encoding MRPIVDVAARIGVPAEQLELYGKYKAKLSREVWEANANRPDGKLILVSAMNPTPAGEGKTLTTIGLTQGLNRIGRKAVAALREPSLGPCMGMKGGATGSGRAQIVPAEDINLHFTGDIHAITSAHNLLAAMIDNHLYQGNAIGIQPERIVWKRAVDMNDRALRHIVVGLGDGNGAVREDGFMITTASEIMAVLCLSEDMDDMRARLGRMVVAYTYEGEPVTASQLQAVEAMCVLLKDAIYPNLVQTMEGDPVLVHGGPFANIAHGCSSVRATRYALKLADYVVTEAGFGADLGAEKFMDIKCRQTGLAPAVVVLVATVRALKYNGGLAKDQLERESPEALAAGFANLRRHVENMRSFGVPVVVAVNRFAADTERELEAVQRMCREIGTEAILSEAWAKGGEGGAALAEAVVRLANAQEEGRFRLLYEDELPIEAKIEAIVTRIYRGSEVVYSPAAKRALRELKRFDTAKLPVCMAKTPYSFSDRPGLLGAPEGFTLEVRDIRWSAGAGFLVVHTGQVLTMPGLPKHPAAERIRLDEEQGVVGLSG
- a CDS encoding MTH1187 family thiamine-binding protein, translated to MALAEITVIPIGTESTSLSSYVADMQRAIGQVDGIVYELTAMGTIIEGPLDRLFEAIRALHESPFHSGASRVSTVVKIDDRRDKAGSIGQKLASVREKLTQ
- a CDS encoding glycerophosphoryl diester phosphodiesterase membrane domain-containing protein → MNTMKLRTRRPFQMIRGVLQVWKYAYRPFLLFELFYKLMTIGLFIPFLSIVFNKILEIGGFGAAANHDLLRFVLSRYGMLSLVLLAPVAMMLIYTEFAVLIYIAYYGMQGKTVRLRAVVLKALSRLPGLWRIGIFGLAMYLLLLFPLLNMGFGSSLLPNVTIPNFITGELMKTGTGTAAFVLFFTFVAILNLLCIYALPILVLEESNRFWRAFAKSARLFWKSKWSILRAVGEWVLVFALIVAVFIALIAAGIAVLPESLPETAIVTVGFVISFGIYVMTLVMTPLFITVVTRLYVRYAGKKHISLESGELDITKGHTRAERRLFASRHRPKLALFGLLMLIAIGWGVTVLLTDWGEAKDEFVIIAHRGNVNTGVENTLDAFEGAVQAGADYIELDILQTKDRKLAVIHDHNLKRLARRNVNVYDLTLAELQDIPLFQNGYAGRVPSLDEVLDAMKGRIRLNLELKTHGYETPDYVSGFIDTIRRHQAENEVVVSSLEYDLLQEVKEKAPELKVGYIIYATFAPLNRFDADFFVVEEAFVTARLVASAKLIGKPLYVWTINDPERAAHFYSLGVDGIITDIPKEAREAVMELGGEPVFLLTLD
- a CDS encoding Glu/Leu/Phe/Val family dehydrogenase, which produces MLQREQAEVLNPYEIVQKQIDAAAAKLQLPEHVTELLKKPKRVLSVSFPVRMDDGTVRIFDGYRSQHNDAIGPTKGGIRFHPDVTLDEVKALSMWMTFKCGVVGLPYGGGKGGVICDPRQMSKGEIERVSRAFMEAISDIVGPERDIPAPDVYTTPQIMGWMMDTYSKLRGHYTPGVITGKPIIIGGSQGRNAATAQGCVYTIQSALQDIGRPMEKATVAIQGFGNAGRIAARLLTDLGATIVAVSDSRGGIYDPNGLDLDRVEQLKDEATILEYGQDFHVSNEKLLELDVDILIPAALENVITKENAPRIKARIVAEAANGPTTPEADAILNQKGCIVIPDILANAGGVTVSYFEWVQNLMNYYWSEEEVLDKLQTNMVKSYEAVRDMANEYNTDLRTAAYMISLQRVTEAMRARGWV